A single genomic interval of Salvelinus namaycush isolate Seneca chromosome 41, SaNama_1.0, whole genome shotgun sequence harbors:
- the LOC120034418 gene encoding ELAV-like protein 3 isoform X1, whose translation MVTIISTMETQVSNGPSGTSLPNGPVISTNGATDDSKTNLIVNYLPQNMTQEEFKSLFGSIGEIESCKLVRDKITGQSLGYGFVNYVDPNDADKAINTLNGLKLQTKTIKVSYARPSSASIRDANLYVSGLPKTMTQKDMEQLFSQYGRIITSRILVDQVTAGISRGVGFIRFDKRNEAEEAIKGLNGQKPLGAAEPITVKFANNPSQKTGQALLTQLYQTAARRYTGPLHHQTQRFRLDNLLNASYGVKRFSPITIDSMTSLAGVNLTGPTGAGWCIFVYNLSPEADESVLWQLFGPFGAVTNVKVIRDFTTNKCKGFGFVTMTNYDEAAMAIASLNGYRLGDRVLQVSFKTSKQHKA comes from the exons ATGGTTACT ATAATCAGCACCATGGAAACCCAGGTGTCCAACGGTCCGAGCGGAACCAGCCTCCCTAACGGGCCAGTCATCAGCACCAACGGTGCCACAGACGACAGCAAGACCAACCTAATCGTCAACTACCTGCCTCAGAACATGACCCAGGAGGAATTCAAGAGCCTGTTTGGTAGCATCGGAGAGATTGAATCCTGCAAACTGGTCCGAGACAAGATTACAG GCCAGAGTTTGGGCTATGGGTTCGTAAACTATGTGGATCCCAATGACGCAGACAAGGCCATCAACACACTCAACGGTCTCAAACTGCAGACCAAAACAATTAAG GTATCGTACGCCCGCCCCAGTTCAGCTTCTATCCGTGATGCCAACCTGTATGTGAGCGGTCTGCCTAAGACCATGACCCAGAAGGACATGGAGCAGCTGTTCTCCCAGTACGGACGCATCATCACCTCCCGCATCCTGGTGGACCAGGTTACAG CAGGTATATCGCGAGGAGTGGGCTTCATCCGGTTTGACAAGCGGAACGAGGCGGAAGAGGCCATCAAGGGCCTGAACGGCCAGAAGCCCCTGGGCGCAGCCGAACCCATCACGGTGAAGTTCGCCAACAACCCCAGCCAGAAGACGGGCCAGGCCCTGCTCACCCAGCTGTACCAGACCGCTGCACGCCGCTACACTGGCCCTCTGCACCACCAGACTCAGCGCTTCAG ACTCGACAATTTACTAAACGCCAGCTACGGAGTCAAGAG GTTCTCCCCCATCACCATCGACAGCATGACCAGCCTGGCGGGAGTCAACCTGACCGGGCCCACCGGAGCCGGCTGGTGCATCTTCGTCTACAACCTATCGCCCGAGGCTGACGAAAGCGTCCTGTGGCAGCTGTTTGGGCCCTTCGGCGCCGTTACAAACGTCAAGGTCATCCGTGACTTCACCACCAACAAATGTAAGGGCTTCGGCTTCGTCACCATGACCAACTACGACGAGGCAGCCATGGCCATCGCTAGTCTCAACGGCTACCGCTTGGGAGACCGCGTGCTGCAGGTCTCCTTCAAGACCAGCAAGCAACACaaggcctga
- the LOC120034418 gene encoding ELAV-like protein 3 isoform X3 → METQVSNGPSGTSLPNGPVISTNGATDDSKTNLIVNYLPQNMTQEEFKSLFGSIGEIESCKLVRDKITGQSLGYGFVNYVDPNDADKAINTLNGLKLQTKTIKVSYARPSSASIRDANLYVSGLPKTMTQKDMEQLFSQYGRIITSRILVDQVTGISRGVGFIRFDKRNEAEEAIKGLNGQKPLGAAEPITVKFANNPSQKTGQALLTQLYQTAARRYTGPLHHQTQRFRLDNLLNASYGVKSRFSPITIDSMTSLAGVNLTGPTGAGWCIFVYNLSPEADESVLWQLFGPFGAVTNVKVIRDFTTNKCKGFGFVTMTNYDEAAMAIASLNGYRLGDRVLQVSFKTSKQHKA, encoded by the exons ATGGAAACCCAGGTGTCCAACGGTCCGAGCGGAACCAGCCTCCCTAACGGGCCAGTCATCAGCACCAACGGTGCCACAGACGACAGCAAGACCAACCTAATCGTCAACTACCTGCCTCAGAACATGACCCAGGAGGAATTCAAGAGCCTGTTTGGTAGCATCGGAGAGATTGAATCCTGCAAACTGGTCCGAGACAAGATTACAG GCCAGAGTTTGGGCTATGGGTTCGTAAACTATGTGGATCCCAATGACGCAGACAAGGCCATCAACACACTCAACGGTCTCAAACTGCAGACCAAAACAATTAAG GTATCGTACGCCCGCCCCAGTTCAGCTTCTATCCGTGATGCCAACCTGTATGTGAGCGGTCTGCCTAAGACCATGACCCAGAAGGACATGGAGCAGCTGTTCTCCCAGTACGGACGCATCATCACCTCCCGCATCCTGGTGGACCAGGTTACAG GTATATCGCGAGGAGTGGGCTTCATCCGGTTTGACAAGCGGAACGAGGCGGAAGAGGCCATCAAGGGCCTGAACGGCCAGAAGCCCCTGGGCGCAGCCGAACCCATCACGGTGAAGTTCGCCAACAACCCCAGCCAGAAGACGGGCCAGGCCCTGCTCACCCAGCTGTACCAGACCGCTGCACGCCGCTACACTGGCCCTCTGCACCACCAGACTCAGCGCTTCAG ACTCGACAATTTACTAAACGCCAGCTACGGAGTCAAGAG CAG GTTCTCCCCCATCACCATCGACAGCATGACCAGCCTGGCGGGAGTCAACCTGACCGGGCCCACCGGAGCCGGCTGGTGCATCTTCGTCTACAACCTATCGCCCGAGGCTGACGAAAGCGTCCTGTGGCAGCTGTTTGGGCCCTTCGGCGCCGTTACAAACGTCAAGGTCATCCGTGACTTCACCACCAACAAATGTAAGGGCTTCGGCTTCGTCACCATGACCAACTACGACGAGGCAGCCATGGCCATCGCTAGTCTCAACGGCTACCGCTTGGGAGACCGCGTGCTGCAGGTCTCCTTCAAGACCAGCAAGCAACACaaggcctga
- the LOC120034418 gene encoding ELAV-like protein 3 isoform X2 codes for MVTIISTMETQVSNGPSGTSLPNGPVISTNGATDDSKTNLIVNYLPQNMTQEEFKSLFGSIGEIESCKLVRDKITGQSLGYGFVNYVDPNDADKAINTLNGLKLQTKTIKVSYARPSSASIRDANLYVSGLPKTMTQKDMEQLFSQYGRIITSRILVDQVTGISRGVGFIRFDKRNEAEEAIKGLNGQKPLGAAEPITVKFANNPSQKTGQALLTQLYQTAARRYTGPLHHQTQRFRFSPITIDSMTSLAGVNLTGPTGAGWCIFVYNLSPEADESVLWQLFGPFGAVTNVKVIRDFTTNKCKGFGFVTMTNYDEAAMAIASLNGYRLGDRVLQVSFKTSKQHKA; via the exons ATGGTTACT ATAATCAGCACCATGGAAACCCAGGTGTCCAACGGTCCGAGCGGAACCAGCCTCCCTAACGGGCCAGTCATCAGCACCAACGGTGCCACAGACGACAGCAAGACCAACCTAATCGTCAACTACCTGCCTCAGAACATGACCCAGGAGGAATTCAAGAGCCTGTTTGGTAGCATCGGAGAGATTGAATCCTGCAAACTGGTCCGAGACAAGATTACAG GCCAGAGTTTGGGCTATGGGTTCGTAAACTATGTGGATCCCAATGACGCAGACAAGGCCATCAACACACTCAACGGTCTCAAACTGCAGACCAAAACAATTAAG GTATCGTACGCCCGCCCCAGTTCAGCTTCTATCCGTGATGCCAACCTGTATGTGAGCGGTCTGCCTAAGACCATGACCCAGAAGGACATGGAGCAGCTGTTCTCCCAGTACGGACGCATCATCACCTCCCGCATCCTGGTGGACCAGGTTACAG GTATATCGCGAGGAGTGGGCTTCATCCGGTTTGACAAGCGGAACGAGGCGGAAGAGGCCATCAAGGGCCTGAACGGCCAGAAGCCCCTGGGCGCAGCCGAACCCATCACGGTGAAGTTCGCCAACAACCCCAGCCAGAAGACGGGCCAGGCCCTGCTCACCCAGCTGTACCAGACCGCTGCACGCCGCTACACTGGCCCTCTGCACCACCAGACTCAGCGCTTCAG GTTCTCCCCCATCACCATCGACAGCATGACCAGCCTGGCGGGAGTCAACCTGACCGGGCCCACCGGAGCCGGCTGGTGCATCTTCGTCTACAACCTATCGCCCGAGGCTGACGAAAGCGTCCTGTGGCAGCTGTTTGGGCCCTTCGGCGCCGTTACAAACGTCAAGGTCATCCGTGACTTCACCACCAACAAATGTAAGGGCTTCGGCTTCGTCACCATGACCAACTACGACGAGGCAGCCATGGCCATCGCTAGTCTCAACGGCTACCGCTTGGGAGACCGCGTGCTGCAGGTCTCCTTCAAGACCAGCAAGCAACACaaggcctga